One genomic segment of Pseudorca crassidens isolate mPseCra1 chromosome X, mPseCra1.hap1, whole genome shotgun sequence includes these proteins:
- the LOC137216941 gene encoding UDP-N-acetylglucosamine transferase subunit ALG13-like — translation MNNHQLELAKQLHKDGHLFYCTCSTLPGLLQSMDFSTLKCFPPGQPEKFSAF, via the coding sequence ATGAACAATCATCAGCTGGAATTGGCAAAGCAGCTACACAAAGATGGGCATCTCTTCTACTGTACCTGCAGCACGCTTCCTGGGCTGTTACAGTCAATGGACTTTTCAACACTGAAATGTTTTCCTCCTGGCCAGCCAGAAAAATTTTCTGCATTTTAG